In the Brevundimonas mediterranea genome, GCCGGCGGTGGGCGCAGCCTCCTCGAACTCGCCCAGTTGGGTTCCGTCCAGGGTGAACCGGCCGGTCATGCCCAGATGGGTGATCCAGGTCTCGCCGCTAGACAAAGGCATCAACAGATATTTGGCCCGTCGGTCGATCCGTTGGACCGTCGCCCCCTCCAGCCGCTCGACGAACCGGTCGGGAAAGGGAAAACGCAGATCGGGCCGGTTGATCCTGACCCGGGACAGGCGCGCGCCCGCCAGTACGGGCGTCAGGCCGCGTCGGACGGTTTCGACCTCGGGGAGTTCTGGCATGGGTCGGTCCTAGCCCCTCGGTGATCGCGGGCCAAGCGGATCGTCCGCCCCCGCTGCGATCTTCAGAAAACCTTGTTCGAACCGACGTTCAGCCGACACCCTGGTCTGTCATCCGTTTTAGGCGCACTCCGGGGGGAACGTGTCTCAATCGATCATCATCCGCCGGCCCGGCGTCCGCGTCTCGAACCTGATTCGTTCGGTCGGTCTGACGCGCGACGACGCCGCGATCCTGGCGGCGGCGGCCGTTTTGGCGGTCAGCGTCTATTTCCTGGCCTTTCCCGGCGTCGATATTGCGGTCAGCCGTCTGTTCTACCGGCCCGAAGCCGGCTTCTTCCTGGCCGACAATCCCCTGCTGAAGGCGTTGCGCAAAAGCTCCTCCCTCGTTCTGGCCCTTATGCTTCTGGGCGTGATCGGCCGACTGGCGTGGCGCGCCCTGCGTCGCCGGCCCCTCGGCGCCGCCGCGCGCCGCGCGGTCTTCGTCCTGGCCGCCCTCGCGGTCGGGCCGGGCCTGGTGGTCAATCTGGTGCTGAAGGGGCTGTGGGGCCGCGCCCGTCCGGTTCAGATCGACCAGTTCGGCGGCGACGCGGCCTTCACCCCCGTCTGGATGGTCAGCGACGCCTGCCAGTCCAACTGCTCCTTCGTCTCGGGCGAGGGCTCCAGCGCGGCCTGGATGGTCGGGGTCCTGCTGGTAGTGACGCCGGCGAAATGGCGGCCGGTCGTCCTGCCCCTCGCCGTCGTCTACGCCTTCGCCCTGTCGATGAACCGGCTGGCCTTCGGGGGGCATTTCCTGTCGGACATCCTGCTGTCCTGGGCCCTGACCGCCCTGGTCATGACGGGGGTCTATCGGGTGACGGTGGCCTCGCCCGGCCTGGTTCGTCGGGCGCGGCGGCGGTTCCGAGGGCTTCAGCCCCTCCCCGCCTGAGCGTTGTCTGGGCGTGACCGGTTGCCGCAGGCGGCGTTATGGGCTTACGTCCGCGTCGAACGTGGGAACCGATCTCGATGACTGACGCCGCCGCTGCGCCCCAAAGCCCTGCCCAAAAGGGCCGGCTTGAACTGACCCTTCGCGCCCTTGTGCTGGGCTGCCTGCTGGCGGTGATCTTCACCGCCGCCAACACCTATCTGGGCCTGCTGGTCGGCCTGACCTTCGCCTCTGCCATTCCGGCGGCGGTCATATCGATGGCGGTGCTGCGCGCCTTCCGCACCTCGACCATCTGGGAGAACATGACCGTCCAGACCGTGGCCTCGGTCGGCGGGGCCATGAGTTCGATCATCTTCGTCCTGCCCGGCCTGGTGATGATCGGCTGGTGGCTGGAGTTTCCCTTCTGGCAGTCGGTGGCCATCTGTATCCTGGGCGGCGTGCTGGGGGTGACCTTCTCCATCCCGCTGCGCCGCGCCCTGGTGACCAACGGCGGCCTGCCCTACCCCGAAGGCGTCGCCGCCGCCGAGGTGCTGAAGGTCGGCTCGCGCGGGGCCGAACAGACCGAGAGCGCGGTGCGCGAGAACAAATCCGGTCTGTGGATCGTCGTCGCCGGCGCTGTCGTCTCGGCCGGCTACGCCCTGCTGGTCGCGGGTCGCGTCTTCGCCGGCGAGGCGGCGAAATTCTTCAAGCTGCCGGCCGCCCTGGGCGGCGGGGCCACCGGCATGGGTTTCGGCATGCAGTTCGCGCTTCTGGGCGCCGGCCATCTGATCGGCCTGACGGTGGGTCTGGCCCAGCTGTTCGGTCTGATCCTGGCCTGGGCCATCGCCGTGCCGATCCTGACCAGCCCCGACACCGTGGCCTGGCTGACGGCGCATGGGATCCCCTCCATCGCCGCCACCCTGCCCGCCGGCGCGCCGGCCGAGGAGCTGGCGGCGACCGTCTGGAGCCGTGAAGTCCGCTTCATGGGCGCCGGCGTCATCGGCGTCGCCGCCATCTGGACCCTGATCAAACTGGCCGGCCCCCTGGTCGGCGGCCTGACCTCGGCCCTGGCCGCCAACGCCAAACGCGCCCACGGCGAGGTGCTGGAACGGACCGAACAGGACCTGCCCATCAAGCTGGTCGGCGCGATTTCGGTCGCCTGCCTGGTCGGCATCGCCGGCCTGCTGGCCTGGTTCGCCCAGAGCGCCCCGGCCCTGGCGGGATCGACCCCGCTGCTGGTCATCGGCGGCCTGGTCTATGTCGTCCTGATCGGTTTCGCCGTCGCCGCCATCTGCGGCTATATGGCCGGCCTGATCGGCTCGTCGAACAGCCCGGTCTCGGGCGTCGGCATCCTGGCGGTCGTGATCGCCTCGCTGCTGATGCTGGGCGTCATGACGATCGCCGGCGTGCCGGCCGATCCGTCCATCATCGCCTTCGCCCTGATCGTGACCGCCGTGGTCTTCGCCGTCGCCGTCATCGCCAACGACAATCTTCAGGACCTGAAGACCGGCCAGCTGGTCGAGGCCACGCCCTGGCGCCAGCAGGTCGCCCTGATCGTCGGCGTCGGCGCCGGCGCCATCGTCATTCCCCTGATCCTCAACCTGCTGAACCAGGCCTTCGGCTTCGAGGGCGGCCCGCCCGCCATTGTCGAGGGCGCCAAGACCCTGGCGGCGCCCCAGGCGACGTTGATCTCGGCCCTGGCGCGCGGCGTCATCGGCGGCGACCTGCGCTGGGACCTGATCGGCCTGGGCGCGGTGATCGGCGTGATCATCATCGTGCTGGACGCCGTCGTGTCCAGGGCTACCAAGGGCAGGGTCAAACTGCCGCCGCTCGCCGTCGGCATCGGCTTCTATCTGCCCGCCGCCGTCACGACCATGCTGGTCATCGGCGCCGTCTGCGGCTGGATCTACGACAAGGCCGTGTCCAGCACCCGTTACGCCGACGTGGCGCGCCGCATGGGGGTGCTGCTGGCCTCGGGCCTGATCGTGGGCGAGAGCCTGTTCGGCGTCTTCACCGCCGGGGTGATCGTGGCCACCCGCGACGACGCCCCCTTCGCCATGTTGCCGGACGGTTCGACCTGGCCGGCCATGCTGGCGGGGATCATCGGTTTCGCCGTCGCGGTGTTCGGCCTCTACGCCTGGACCCGCAGCCGCGCCCAGGCGGTGTGACTCTGACATTCTCCCTCCCCCTGCGGGGGAGGGGGGCGGAGGCGTAGCCGGAGCCGGGTGGGAAGGGCCGGGCGACACATCACAGACCTGACCTGATTCAGATCGGTGCGTCCGTGCCTGGCCGCCCCCACCCCGTCGCTGCGCGACGCCCCTCCCCCGCAGGGGGAGGGAGAACCGCTAGGCCGTCCGCGTCGCCACCATCATATAGTTGATGCCCGCGTCGTCGCTCTGGCTCCAGCGGTCGGTCAGCGGGTCGTAGTTCAGGCCGTAAGGTCCCTCGACCGTCACAGCCTCCTGCGCCAGCATCGTCCGTATCTCGTCGGGCTTCAGGAACTGGCGCCAGTCGTGCGTCCCGGCCGGCACCCAGCGCAGGATGTATTCCGCCGCCACCTTGCCCAGGGCCAGCGACTTCAGCGTGCGGTTCAGGGTGGCGACCATCATCACCCCGCCCGGCCGCACCAGGCGCGAACAGGCGCGCACGAAGGCTTCCGGATCGGCGACATGTTCGATCACCTCCATGGTCAGGACCACGTCGAACGGCCCCGCCCCCTCGGCCTCGATCTGTTCGACCGTGGCGGCGCGATAGGCGATGTCCAACCCGACCATCCCGGCGTGGGCGCGGGCCGTGCCGATATTCTCGGACGAGGCGTCGATGGCGGTGACGGAAAAACCCATCCGACGCATCGGCTCGGCGATCAGCCCGCCGCCGCAGCCGACGTCCAGAAGCGTCAGCCCCTCGAAGGGGCGACGCGCCTTGGGATCGCGGCCCAGCCGGGCGCACAGCTGTTCGCGGATCAGGGCCAGCCGGGCCGGATTGAACCGGTGCAACGGCGCGAACGGCCCGTGCGCATCCCACCACTCGGCCGCCTGGGCCGAAAACCGGGCGACGTCGGCCGGGTCGATCGATGCGCCAAATGCGCCCTCGGACGAATTTTGCGGAAAACCATGCCCTTCGCGGGGTAGGCGAGACGGTGCGGCGTCGCTAGAAGCGGTCATGGCGCGAGGGATGAACCTTCGCGCCCTTTCACGCAAGCAGGGGGCGAAACGCCACGATGACGCGGCCCGATTCTTCACGATCCGACACCACGCGACTGGTGATGAAGTTCGGCGGCACCTCGATGGGCGACCTCGAACGGATTCGGCGCGCGGCGCGAATCGTCGCCGCCGAGGCCGCGTCCGGCAAGAAGGTCGCCGTCGTCGTCTCCGCCATGGCCGGCAAGACCAACGAGCTGGTCGCCTGGACCGACGGCGCCGGCCCGGCCGCGGCGGGCCTGCCGCTCAGCGACGACGAATATGACGTGGTGGTCGCCTCGGGCGAACAGGTGACGGCCGGACTTCTGGCCCTGACCCTGCGCAA is a window encoding:
- a CDS encoding phosphatase PAP2 family protein encodes the protein MSQSIIIRRPGVRVSNLIRSVGLTRDDAAILAAAAVLAVSVYFLAFPGVDIAVSRLFYRPEAGFFLADNPLLKALRKSSSLVLALMLLGVIGRLAWRALRRRPLGAAARRAVFVLAALAVGPGLVVNLVLKGLWGRARPVQIDQFGGDAAFTPVWMVSDACQSNCSFVSGEGSSAAWMVGVLLVVTPAKWRPVVLPLAVVYAFALSMNRLAFGGHFLSDILLSWALTALVMTGVYRVTVASPGLVRRARRRFRGLQPLPA
- a CDS encoding OPT family oligopeptide transporter, which codes for MTDAAAAPQSPAQKGRLELTLRALVLGCLLAVIFTAANTYLGLLVGLTFASAIPAAVISMAVLRAFRTSTIWENMTVQTVASVGGAMSSIIFVLPGLVMIGWWLEFPFWQSVAICILGGVLGVTFSIPLRRALVTNGGLPYPEGVAAAEVLKVGSRGAEQTESAVRENKSGLWIVVAGAVVSAGYALLVAGRVFAGEAAKFFKLPAALGGGATGMGFGMQFALLGAGHLIGLTVGLAQLFGLILAWAIAVPILTSPDTVAWLTAHGIPSIAATLPAGAPAEELAATVWSREVRFMGAGVIGVAAIWTLIKLAGPLVGGLTSALAANAKRAHGEVLERTEQDLPIKLVGAISVACLVGIAGLLAWFAQSAPALAGSTPLLVIGGLVYVVLIGFAVAAICGYMAGLIGSSNSPVSGVGILAVVIASLLMLGVMTIAGVPADPSIIAFALIVTAVVFAVAVIANDNLQDLKTGQLVEATPWRQQVALIVGVGAGAIVIPLILNLLNQAFGFEGGPPAIVEGAKTLAAPQATLISALARGVIGGDLRWDLIGLGAVIGVIIIVLDAVVSRATKGRVKLPPLAVGIGFYLPAAVTTMLVIGAVCGWIYDKAVSSTRYADVARRMGVLLASGLIVGESLFGVFTAGVIVATRDDAPFAMLPDGSTWPAMLAGIIGFAVAVFGLYAWTRSRAQAV
- the ubiG gene encoding bifunctional 2-polyprenyl-6-hydroxyphenol methylase/3-demethylubiquinol 3-O-methyltransferase UbiG — its product is MTASSDAAPSRLPREGHGFPQNSSEGAFGASIDPADVARFSAQAAEWWDAHGPFAPLHRFNPARLALIREQLCARLGRDPKARRPFEGLTLLDVGCGGGLIAEPMRRMGFSVTAIDASSENIGTARAHAGMVGLDIAYRAATVEQIEAEGAGPFDVVLTMEVIEHVADPEAFVRACSRLVRPGGVMMVATLNRTLKSLALGKVAAEYILRWVPAGTHDWRQFLKPDEIRTMLAQEAVTVEGPYGLNYDPLTDRWSQSDDAGINYMMVATRTA